The Spiroplasma endosymbiont of Crioceris asparagi genome contains the following window.
TGTGTTTAACGCAACTGCTAAATCAGCAATTGTTGCATCTTCAGTTTCACCAGAACGGTGTGAAGTAACAGTAGTTCAATTAGCTTTTTGAGCCATTTGAATAGTTTCAATTGTTTCTGTTAAAGTACCAATTTGGTTTAATTTAATTAATACTGAGTTAGCAGCATTTTTTTCAATTCCTTCTGCAGTAATTTTTGGGTTTGTAACAAATAAGTCATCTCCAACAATTTGTACTTTTTTACCCATTCTTTGAACTTGTTTTTGGAATCCTTCTCAGTCAGATTCTGCTAATCCATCTTCAATTGAAATAATTGGGTAAGTGTCAACTAATTTTTCTAAGAAATCAATCATTTCATCAGTTGTTAATGCTCACTCTTGACCAGTAATTTTTTCTAGTTTTTTAAAGTGGTATTTACCATTAATGTATAATTCTGAGTTAGCACAGTCCATAGCAATCATAATTCCTTCTGGTCCTGTTTTGTATCCTGCATTTTTAATTGCTTCAACTAATAAGTCTAATGAAATTTCAACTGGTGATTTTGCTTTAAATGCTTCTAAAGTTTCTTCTTTATATGCTCATGCAAAGTTAGGTGCGAATCCACCTTCGTCTCCAACAGCTGTAATATCTTTTTTATCATGCAATAATTTTTTTAATGCTTGGAAAGTTTCTGATGCTCATCTTAAAGCTTCTCTAAAAGTTGGAGCTCCAATTGGCATAATCATAAATTCTTGGAAGTCAACAGCTGATTCAGCATGTTCTCCACCATTAATAACATTTAACATTGGCACAGGCAATCTTCTTGCATCAACTCCACCAATATATCTATATAAAGGTATTTCTAATTCAGAAGCAGCAGCTTTAGCAACAGCTAAAGAAACTCCTAAAATAGCATTTGCTCCTAAGTTTTTTTTGAATTCAGTTCCGTCTAATTGAATCATTGCTTGATCAATTAAAATTTGTTTAGTAACTTCCATTCCAATAATTTTTGGTGCAATTTTTTTGTTAACATTATCAACGGCTTTTAAAACACCTTTACCGTTAAATCTTGCTTTGTCTCCATCTCTTAATTCAAGAGCTTCTCTTGAACCTGTTGATGCTCCTGAAGGAACTTTGGCTGAACCAAATCCACCAAATTCAGTTTCCACATCAACTTGAACAGTTGGGAATCCACGTGAATCTAGTACTTCACTTGCAATAATACTAATAATTTTTGACATTTTGTTCTCCTTATATTTACAATACATACTTATTTTACTACATTTGCTTTGCTTTTATAAAATAAGAAATAAAAATCTTATTTGTTTTTTAAATGACTATTTTATAATTCAAAAAAATCAATAAATATTGCATCTAAAATTTTTTCAATTCTTTTAAGTTTTATTTTGTGTCAATATTTGACTTTAGTTTTTTGTTTTAAATCTAAAACATTTCAATAAAAATCTCATAACTCTTTATAATTATTTAAAATTTTTTCATTCATTTTATTAAAAATTTCATAATTAATTTTTTCAAAATTTTTAGGCTTTACAATAAATATACCTTCTTTAGATTTAAGGTTAATTTCTTCGAAAACTAGGTTAATATTATTTTCGTCAAAGATGGCATTATTAAAAATATTTTTATGTAAAAAATATTGATTTTTTAATAAATTAATAAAACGTGAATCAACACCTTTTTCTACACTTATTAATTCTTGGAAAGAATTTAAAAATGATGGTAATAACATTAAATTTAATAATACAAAAACAACAGACTCTCATATTTTATTATCAATTAAATCTTTTGTTGATCATTGCATCATAAATGCAGTTAACATATTAATTAAAATTGACATAGCGATAAATCAAAATGATGTAATATCGACATTTCTTTTTAAATTAATTTCTGCATCTTTAAAATTAACAACTAAATTAAATACTTGTATTTT
Protein-coding sequences here:
- the eno gene encoding phosphopyruvate hydratase — protein: MSKIISIIASEVLDSRGFPTVQVDVETEFGGFGSAKVPSGASTGSREALELRDGDKARFNGKGVLKAVDNVNKKIAPKIIGMEVTKQILIDQAMIQLDGTEFKKNLGANAILGVSLAVAKAAASELEIPLYRYIGGVDARRLPVPMLNVINGGEHAESAVDFQEFMIMPIGAPTFREALRWASETFQALKKLLHDKKDITAVGDEGGFAPNFAWAYKEETLEAFKAKSPVEISLDLLVEAIKNAGYKTGPEGIMIAMDCANSELYINGKYHFKKLEKITGQEWALTTDEMIDFLEKLVDTYPIISIEDGLAESDWEGFQKQVQRMGKKVQIVGDDLFVTNPKITAEGIEKNAANSVLIKLNQIGTLTETIETIQMAQKANWTTVTSHRSGETEDATIADLAVALNTGQIKTGSMSRSDRIAKYNRLLEIERELGDAAIYDGIKSFYNINKK